The segment TCAGTTGTCCGCTCTTTGATCCCTTACTTTCTTCAAGCTGAGGAAATGCACTTAAAAAGTACAACCATCTATCCACAGAATGTGTATTCAACAGGAGGGCTTTAAAAGTTGTGGGGTTTGGTCAAGCTGAATGATGACTGTGTGAACTGCTAATTTGATCCCTGGTCAGTGTGAGCTGTGAAGGGTGTAGAAAGTACAACCATCAGAGTGGAGGACAGCATATAGTGCTcagaggaaggaagaggaaCCACTCCCTACCGGCCTCAGTTTCCTGAGAAGAGCCTGGCTGTCTCCCCTTGTGCTCAGCACAGCTTGATACAACTCAAAGTTGTCTTGAGGGCACATTTGACTAAGGCAAGACTGGTGAAATTTTTCCCTCGTGGTCTGCAGGGGAGGGGCAGACTGATCAaatctattgaagaacagattcagatcattcaccCACTGCTGGTTGCCTCTGGCCTGGGAGTctggctgtttgtgtcctgagatggttttcagaccactccagactccactgacgtcgctctgctgcagctgttcctccatcttctttttatatcCTTCTTTTCCCCGCCTGATGTTTCTCCGTAGCTCCTTCTGCAcggccttcagctcctccttatttccagagttaaaagctctccgcttctccttcaggagagcttttaaatctggagtaatccagggtttggtgttggagaaGCAGCGTACAGTCCTGGTGGGTACGGTGCTTACCACACAGAAGTTAATATAATCCGTAGtgcatgatgtcatactgtcaaTGTCCTCCCCATGGGAATCGCTGAGTACCTCCCACACAGTGGTCTCGAAGCAGTCTTTCAGGGCCTCCTCGGCCTCCTCAGACCATCTTTTCACAGTGCGGGTGGTTGCTGGTTCTCTCTGCACCAGAGGTCTGTAAACAGGCAGAAGATGAGCCAGGTTGTGATCAGCTCTTCCCAGTGGGGGAAGGGGGGATGAGTGGTATGCCAGGGTTTCTGTgggtcattaaaaagcattaaaagtcattaaatagattTTGCGAAAATTAAGGCCTTAAATGGCATTAAAAGGCATTAAATTCGATGtccagaggcattaaaaaatgaaatacacttgatggaaaaaaaacattgttattcacaatttattttgattatataaacatttaataattttaatttaattaatgtgATGATTGACAGGCGGAACCCTTTAATTGGCTATTGTTTACGGCCGGTGCACGAAGTCACAACACCAGATGCTTGGAATGCAACGTGCTGTGAGCGTGCTCATGCTGTGGCGAAACAGCGGAGGGAATATTTACTGTCGACGGTAAACCAGGAGAGGCGTTTTGCAGCATGTGCAAAAAGATCTTCAAACACAATCGCCGTCAATGCGGTGAAATCACACATGCTGTCAGATAGTCACAAGTCGGCGATTAAAGGCAGGCAGCAGTTAACTGTGCTGAATTTCTTTGCCGTGACCAGCTACGCAACTTCTGCTGTCAccaccacaactgcagctgctgctgctaccacCACCACACCTGCCGCTACAGTGACCGCCTCCAGCCTTTTCAGGTTAGAGTTAGTTTTTCACATCAttcttcaggctggttttgttatttttgaaatgtgcaaataaaccgtCTTGTGAGCCATTTCTAATTCACTATAGAGTGACAGTTGATGTAAATTTAGATTTTCTCAAATATTCAAGATTAGCATTGGCAAATGCTTACaattttgtttatatatatatatatatatatatatatataataaataaataaaaaactgtatCTGCAGTTTGACATGggcattaaatttgtttaaagtggcattaaaaagggcattaaaaagcattaaattagaTTTGCTGACACCTGCAGAAACCCtgactttgtgcatttagttgGGGGGAAAATGTCCTAAGTGCCGCTATCACcaccttccgccatgttttcattctttgtgtttacacatgctacacattcacgcagcgcctgcatcgcaagacttgaatgaggctgttactacatatcctgataatccaccgcgataatgcaattaatttaaacataaacggtaattcttaccgtgtaaaaattaaccgagatttaccgtaatatcggtaatcgttacatccctaNNNNNNNNNNNNNNNNNNNNNNNNNNNNNNNNNNNNNNNNNNNNNNNNNNNNNNNNNNNNNNNNNNNNNNNNNNNNNNNNNNNNNNNNNNNNNNNNNNNNNNNNNNNNNNNNNNNNNNNNNNNNNNNNNNNNNNNNNNNNNNNNNNNNNNNNNNNNNNNNNNNNNNNNNNNNNNNNNNNNNNNNNNNNNNNNNNNNNNNNNNNNNNNNNNNNNNNNNNNNNNNNNNNNNNNNNNNNNNNNNNNNNNNNNNNNNNNNNNNNNNNNNNNNNNNNNNNNNNNNNNNNNNNNNNNNNNNNNNNNNNNNNNNNNNNNNNNNNNNNNNNNNNNNNNNNNNNNNNNNNNNNNNNNNNNNNNNNNNNNNNNNNNNNNNNNNNNNNNNNNNN is part of the Epinephelus moara isolate mb chromosome 22, YSFRI_EMoa_1.0, whole genome shotgun sequence genome and harbors:
- the LOC126383492 gene encoding uncharacterized protein LOC126383492; amino-acid sequence: MLDFSRREGMWAQGSWKKHNKPEETHRSSPQRHRETLAYHSSPLPPLGRADHNLAHLLPVYRPLVQREPATTRTVKRWSEEAEEALKDCFETTVWEVLSDSHGEDIDSMTSCTTDYINFCVVSTVPTRTVRCFSNTKPWITPDLKALLKEKRRAFNSGNKEELKAVQKELRRNIRRGKEGYKKKMEEQLQQSDVSGVWSGLKTISGHKQPDSQARGNQQWVNDLNLFFNRFDQSAPPLQTTREKFHQSCLSQMCPQDNFELYQAVLSTRGDSQALLRKLRPVGSGSSSFL